The nucleotide window TTAAAATCTGTATGGTATTGCCCAATATGAACCTGAGGTTATTCACGAAAGTGTTCCAGTCAATTATTCCCTTTTCACCCGAACCATATACGCCTTTATGGGTGAACAGGTCGGTTACCCACGTTATAAACTTGTGACTGTTGAACATAACAGGAAATGCAAATACTAAAAACGATACGATCAACCATCCCATGTAGTTCAGCTTTGATTTTGCGCCCTGTATAAGGAACATAGGGAGAAAAACAAAGGGAATAAACGTCAGTTTGTCCGACAGGCTGAAACTAGCCAGCAAACCAAATAACAGAGGATATCTGCTGTCATCATTCTTCAACACTTTAATTAAGAGAATGATCCACAGGCAAATTATAGATGGCATGATCAGCTCGGGCATCATTCGGTTCGATTCTTCCAGGGTAAGTACGAACGCGAAAGGTGTTAACTGTATTATGAGGGAGGCTATCAATGATCCGGTTTTTCGGTACATGAACCGGCCTGTAAAAAAAAGGACGGATGCATTAATTACAGCGGCAGTATATAAGACAGAACGAATATAAATATCAGGGTTGAGTATGACATCATCCCACAGAGTGCCGCCCGGGCGGAAAAGGTGAATTACCCGTGAAACCACTGCAATAAGAACCTGTATCGGGGTCCCCGGGTGACCAATGGCATTCAGGTGAAATTTCAGATGCGACAACAGGATGCCGTTGAACAGGTAGTTGAATTCGGGATCAATTCCACTGGTTGCATATGAAACAATTAACCTGATATAAATAAGGCATAAACCAAAGTAAACAAGAGGTATGGGCAGAAATGCAGCTATGTCAGCCAGCCACGGTGATTTAATTGGTTTATTCAAATCAATCAGTATTTAACCAGGTTTTATCATGAAAGTATTCTAGAGTGACTAGTCAGGGCCTGAATAAATTAATGATCCTTGAAACAATAGCAATCAATAACTGTATAGGTGTCGCTTGATAATCCCCTGTATTAACATGAAAATTAAAATGTGACAATAAAATTCCTTTCAACAGATAGTTATATTCCAAAATCGATAATGGAAGTTGGTAATTACCCATCGAAGTTATGTATTTGTACAAAGGGAAATAGATAATAGGAATTGAATAAAGAATATTCGAGAAACAAAAATCATACCGAAGCCAAGATTCTCGCCTATTACCTATGTATTCCTTTTGTGTTATGATGTTTAAAATATATTATCGATCTAATAAAAGTAAATCAGTATTTGATGTGTTTGAAAATTGGCCAGCTATTAAAATATCCCAAGAAGGATTCCAATTGGTATAATATCCATATTGATTAATTTGAGTAGTTGAAGGAGTTGTAAAAAAATAAGCATTCCCATTGTTATTAGTATCATAAAATAATAAGTCATCTGTGGAAGTAGAAGTATTGAAGTTACCTGAAATGATTTTCCAGGTTTTACGCCATGGTGTCATAGTGGATGTAGATGAGAATGTGCCATCCAAAGAATAATAATACCCCTCTCCCATCTGACCATCATTTGTGTGTTTATCATATAATAAAACATCCGTTAGAGAACTTCCTCCAAAATTACCGACTGTTACCTCCCAAGTTTTCCTCCATCCAGTACATGATTTAATTAAACTTAAATTATTCAGTGAAGAAACACTATAAAAATTCGCTGTACCATTTGCAGCATCATAAAACATTAAATCTTCATAACCATTTCCATTGAAGTTACCTTTATAAATCTTTAACGTTTTACTTATTCCTTGAATATTTGTGATTGAACTAAAAGTACCATCAATTGAGATAAAACATAATTCACCTGTAGTATTATCATAAAGCAGTATATCAGATAAATTACTTCCTCCAAAATTTCCTGTGATTACCTGGCTCCAAGTTTTTCGCCAACCTGAATATTCACGTAAGATTTGTGTATTACCAGAACCATCGGTGGTTAAACATTGTGCTTTGCCTTCTATACTATTATATATTAATAAATCTGTGTAAGTATCTGTATTAAAATTGCCTGGAACAACTTTATCCCAATCTAAATTCCACATCTCAACAGGATAATTAGCAAGCTCTTTAATTGTAGGTGTATTATTAATTGTAGACAAAAACAATGCAGTTGTTGGTCTTCTATCATAAATTCTTAAATAATCTATCTTAAAGTCTTCAAAAGGAGTATTTAAATTTGCCTCTCTATTTATAGTTTCAGTGCTTAAATACATACTAGCAGGTGGCAGGTTACAACCTAGATTAATATATTTCAAGGCAGAGCCAATATATTCTGATTGCCAAAATGTACGAACATATTTGTTGTCTACATACCAAGTAACAAATGCAGGAGTCCATTCTAATCCAAAAATGTGCCAACCATTTCTTATATCAGTACTAAGAGGTGTTTCTTCCTGAAAAGAATAATATGATGTATCATTTCCATTTATTATGGTTTTGTGTATATTGGTAGGTAATACAAACGGTCGCCAACCGTCTGTTTCAAAAGCGTTTATATCATCAGGCCCTTCTAAACCAAATGCTGAACCAATAATATTTCCAGTCGGTAGATCTGCTTTAATTTCAATATATTTATATTGTATTCCTGTGTATGCTTGAACACTTCCAGTAGCAAAATCACATTTCACACCATTTGGTGCAATATAGTCATGCTTTGATTCAATAATTAGATTATGCCCGTCAACTCTTGCTGGAATTGAATAAGTTACTATTTTACCAGGTGTAGTCCAACAATTTGACAGATTAAATGGACTGTCTTCAGGATAGAATGTTTGAGGTGAATATGCAATAAACCCCCAAGCAAATTCATCGTTTCTATTAGGAAATCTAAAACGATAAGTAAACCATGGACCATTTTGCCAGATATTTGGATTTGGATTACCAGTATATTCAAATTCATCACCTCCTGGAATTCTTGTCCAATTGGTATTATACACAGTAGATTTTAATTGGTCATCAAAACCGCTTGAGTAATTTTTTTCTTCATCGAGAAGGAAATTTTCTTGACAACTATAGAAAATAATTAAAATGAAAATAGAATAAAAAAAAAGTTTCATGGTTTTTAGTTTTGGTTATTAATAAAGGTGAAATAATAGCTATAAGTTTAGAGATGTTATAATGATTGTCCACAATTATCCAACTCACCAATTTATAAATTTGCCCCAAAACAACCTACCTCTAATTCATTTTGAAATCGGCTGGGCATATGCAAGAACATCCGCGGCCGTGATCTCACGGTCGGCCAGTATGATCAGCCTTTCAAGCACATTCCTGAATTCACGCACATTTCCTGTCCAGTTAATTTTTTGCAGCTCGGCTATTGCCTCAGGAAGTATCGTTGTTTTTGAACGGCCATATTCCGAACAAATCTGTTCGATGAAATAATCGGCCAGCAGCGGAAGGTCTTCAAGCCGTTCATTGAGTGACGGCACGTGGATTATGATAACGGAAAGCCTGTGATAAAGATCTTCCCTGAAATTCTTCTGGTTGATCTCGTCCTTCAGGTTTTTGTTGGTTGCAGCAATCACCCTTACATCCACTTCAATGTCTTTATCGCTTCCCACACGGGATATTTTGTGTTCCTGCAAAGCCCGCAACACCTTGGCCTGGGCAGAAAGGCTCATGTCTCCCACTTCATCCAGGAACAGGGTTCCCTGGTGAGCCTGTTCGAATTTTCCCTTGCGCTGCTTGATGGCAGAAGTAAATGCGCCTTTTTCGTGACCGAAAAGTTCACTTTCTATAAGTTCAGAAGGGATGGCAGCACAGTTTACCTCCACAAAGGGCATGGGGGCTCTCGGACTTTTCTCATGCAGCCAGCGGGCTACAAGTTCTTTACCCGTACCGTTGTCACCGGTAATTAAAACGCGGGCATCGGTAGGTGCTACCCTCTCGATCATTTCAGTAACCTTATGGATGGAGGGTGATTCACCCACAATATCGTATGTTTTGCTGATCCGGCGTTTCAATACCTTGGTTTCACTTACAAGATCATTGCGCTCCATGGCATTGCGCATGGTTACCAGCAGGCGGTTCAGGTCAAGAGGTTTTTCAATGAAGTCGTATGCCCCTTTTTTAATGGCTTCCACGGCAGTATCGATATTGCCATGTCCCGATATCATGATAATAGGCACATCATGCGCTTTTTCATGCAATTTCTCAAGCACTTCAATGCCGTCCATTCCGGGCATTTTGATATCGCAAAGCACTATGTCATAGGAGTTGGTGCTGAAAAGCTCTATTCCTTCGGCTCCGTTGGTTGCCACATCAACCTTATGGTTTTCGTATTCAAGCACCTCCTGCAGGGTATTGCGGATGCTTTTTTCATCATCAATAACCAGGATTGCAGCCATGGATTATAAGGTAACGGTCTTGCAGTTTATTAATTCGTACACAACGCCTTCCTTCAGTGCGAAGTTCGACTGGACAAGGCGGGAAAGTTTCAGTTTCTGAAGAACAAATTTAACTATGAGAGTGGCCAGGACGATCATCTCGAGCCTCATACTCTCAAGGCCTTTCATTTGCTTCCTTTCCTTTAATGTGGAGTTGATCAGTTTCTGGTAGAGGTTCTCAAAATCGGTGAGATCAATGACAACCGACTGCGGAATAATTGAGGTTTCTGACTCTGAAGCAGGATCTTCTGCCCTGATCATGGAAACAATCGTTTCAAACGATCCCGATGCGCCAACCAGCGTTGTAATTTTATGTTTCCTGAATTCCTCAAACAGGTCAGAAAGTCTTTCTTCAAGGTAGTTTGAAATGAATTCAATTTCTTCAATTGAAATGGGATCGGACGGTTTAAATTTTGCAAGCAGGCGGGCCACGCCAAGAGGATAGCTTTTTTTCCAGAAGATGTTGTCGCGGTCGGCGATTATAAATTCGTTACTGCCTCCTCCGATGTCAAGGATCAGCACTTTTTCGTTGGTTAATTCAATAGCCTGTCTTACTCCGTTATAAATCAATTCCGCCTCACGGTCCCCTGAAATAATCTCAACTTCAAGACCGAAACGCTGCTGGATCATTTTTACAAACTGCTCGCCGTTACGGGCACTGCGAATGCCTGACGTGGCAATGGCGATTACTTTATCTGATTTGAATTCTTTTATTGTGGCCATGTGCCGCTCAAGAGCATTCATTCCGCGGGTGATGGCGTCGGGCCTGATTTCTTTCTTGTCAATACCGCTCTTACCCAGTTTAACCGGTAATTTGCTGTTATAAACGATGCGGTACGACTGATCATCGGCTGTTTCAACGATCAGCAGATTAAACGTGTTTGTTCCAAGGTCAATAACAGATACTCGCATTTTTCAAGTATGTAATATATCCACAATTAAGGCAATAGACCTGCTAAAGTACTGCTTTTTGCGGATAAAAAAAATCAAAGCCGGAAAGCCACAGTAAATGTACGATTTACGATTTACGATTTGGAATCCAATGTAAGATTTACGATTTACGATTTGGAATCCTTGTCAATTACCCCGTACTTCAGGCCGGGGGTTTGGTGAATAAAAAACTGTCCTGTAGAATGTTTCTGTACTGACTTTGCTTTGCCGGCTCCAATGACACATTTGACGGGATTCATCTTTTATCACATTCCCCCGGCCTGAAAGCCGGGGCTATTTATTATCACATACCACTGAAAGCCGGGGCTATTAATTATCAAATACAATGAGTCAATGTGCCAATTATAAAAAAGGACATATTACCATATTGGCACATTAGCACATTGGCATATTATCGCATTAGTATTTAATCCACTTCCACAACTCCCCATAACTGGCCTTTTTGCCGTACATTAATATACCGGTGCGGTAAATTTTGGCGGCAAGCCAGGTAGTTCCCAGGAAGGTAATCACAAGCAGAACGGCAGATGCCAGTAACTGAACCGTCGGCACGCCAAACGGGATACGTGCCATCATTACAATGGGCGATGTAAGCGGGATCATTGAAAATATGACAGCCAGTTTACCTGAAGGATTCAGAAACGAATTGATCATTACGAATAACCCTAATATCAAAGGAATGGATATAGGCAGCATGAATTGCTGCGTGTCCGTCTCGTTATCCACAGCCGCCCCGATGGCTGCGAACAATGAGGCATACAGCAGGTACCCGCAAATGAAATAGAACAGGAACGACACAATGATCAACGGTAAATTCATTTGCCCCAATTGTCTGAAGATAATATCCATCATTGAAAAAAGCGGGCTTCCGGAAGGCGCAGCCTGGCTCTGCATACCGGCAGCATCCGGGGCGCTTTGGTTCATCATTTCAGCAGGTGCGCTGATCGTTGTCTGTGGCTGCTGATCCGGTGTCATCAATGTTTTTGTCGCAAAAGTTATTCCATAGGTGAGCATAAGCCATGCAACAAACTGTGTAAGCCCTATCAGAGCTATTCCCACTATTTTGCCCATCA belongs to Bacteroidales bacterium and includes:
- a CDS encoding family 16 glycosylhydrolase: MKLFFYSIFILIIFYSCQENFLLDEEKNYSSGFDDQLKSTVYNTNWTRIPGGDEFEYTGNPNPNIWQNGPWFTYRFRFPNRNDEFAWGFIAYSPQTFYPEDSPFNLSNCWTTPGKIVTYSIPARVDGHNLIIESKHDYIAPNGVKCDFATGSVQAYTGIQYKYIEIKADLPTGNIIGSAFGLEGPDDINAFETDGWRPFVLPTNIHKTIINGNDTSYYSFQEETPLSTDIRNGWHIFGLEWTPAFVTWYVDNKYVRTFWQSEYIGSALKYINLGCNLPPASMYLSTETINREANLNTPFEDFKIDYLRIYDRRPTTALFLSTINNTPTIKELANYPVEMWNLDWDKVVPGNFNTDTYTDLLIYNSIEGKAQCLTTDGSGNTQILREYSGWRKTWSQVITGNFGGSNLSDILLYDNTTGELCFISIDGTFSSITNIQGISKTLKIYKGNFNGNGYEDLMFYDAANGTANFYSVSSLNNLSLIKSCTGWRKTWEVTVGNFGGSSLTDVLLYDKHTNDGQMGEGYYYSLDGTFSSTSTMTPWRKTWKIISGNFNTSTSTDDLLFYDTNNNGNAYFFTTPSTTQINQYGYYTNWNPSWDILIAGQFSNTSNTDLLLLDR
- a CDS encoding sigma-54 dependent transcriptional regulator; the protein is MAAILVIDDEKSIRNTLQEVLEYENHKVDVATNGAEGIELFSTNSYDIVLCDIKMPGMDGIEVLEKLHEKAHDVPIIMISGHGNIDTAVEAIKKGAYDFIEKPLDLNRLLVTMRNAMERNDLVSETKVLKRRISKTYDIVGESPSIHKVTEMIERVAPTDARVLITGDNGTGKELVARWLHEKSPRAPMPFVEVNCAAIPSELIESELFGHEKGAFTSAIKQRKGKFEQAHQGTLFLDEVGDMSLSAQAKVLRALQEHKISRVGSDKDIEVDVRVIAATNKNLKDEINQKNFREDLYHRLSVIIIHVPSLNERLEDLPLLADYFIEQICSEYGRSKTTILPEAIAELQKINWTGNVREFRNVLERLIILADREITAADVLAYAQPISK